The Chryseobacterium sp. 52 genome includes a region encoding these proteins:
- a CDS encoding topoisomerase C-terminal repeat-containing protein yields the protein MNDIQAYTAEITNELLLLRIQQENIPQLKCPKCQQHTIIIKDKIVKCPDEQCNWMFFRTICGIQLSITDITLLLTQNKTSLIKNMKSKNGKNFDAYIVLNDDCKISFEFI from the coding sequence ATGAACGACATCCAAGCTTACACAGCAGAAATCACCAACGAACTTTTATTGCTTAGGATTCAACAGGAAAATATTCCACAACTCAAATGTCCCAAATGCCAACAACATACTATTATTATCAAAGACAAAATCGTCAAATGTCCCGATGAACAATGCAATTGGATGTTCTTTAGAACTATATGTGGAATACAACTAAGTATTACAGATATAACTTTACTATTAACTCAAAACAAAACATCATTAATCAAAAACATGAAGAGTAAAAACGGTAAAAATTTTGATGCATATATTGTTCTAAATGATGATTGCAAAATCTCATTTGAATTTATTTAA
- a CDS encoding cupin domain-containing protein yields MGNVTFEPGSRTKWHLHPAGQIILVTDGVGYYQEKGQPKKILHKGDVIKCPPNVEHWHGASKDSYFVQVAVTDNKNGSVVWLQPVTEEEYHK; encoded by the coding sequence GTGGGTAATGTAACTTTTGAGCCTGGATCAAGAACCAAGTGGCATCTCCATCCCGCAGGACAAATTATCCTAGTGACTGATGGTGTAGGATATTATCAGGAGAAAGGGCAGCCGAAAAAGATCTTACACAAAGGTGACGTTATAAAATGTCCACCAAATGTTGAGCACTGGCACGGTGCAAGTAAGGATTCTTATTTCGTTCAGGTTGCAGTTACTGATAATAAGAATGGGTCTGTGGTTTGGTTACAACCTGTGACAGAAGAAGAGTATCATAAATAA
- a CDS encoding recombinase: MKFFNSSINFESVLKKYFSFKNETLSLDPFAEFLESVKRADFTDVLNFLKNNPDFAENFKYYVHNIFKGRPFNLSLTEANILSENAFFPELKKRILNKILPPVENENTVWYMIDNVSFRPKKDLKYLHNLPENEIDEFLDLLDASEFIIKPNVKKELIFSMSILSWRVTGMAMEVEVVRMAPQYRNLDNPFLALQNELEALTEDLKMDPELQLHSKDSRYKQIKIYTEHCQEFVNIAFKNSAKYGISGKINQSLLKIRQQTDRIFEIVQLLVIDNEEDITIKSKQLIFNILNYKSHKNNIADLINDSTRLISHLITNHTAETGSHYITSTRKEYMTMFYKASGGGIIVGALCVLKMLYGYIPGSDFSHAFLYSMNYAMGFVMIYLMGFTLATKQPAMTAATMTKVLSEEGNSKRNNTEFAHLVSKLFRSQFIAFVGNVLLSFPIAMAIIYGLDVFFSQNLAVERSDKLLQDLDPFKSKAILHASIAGFYLFISGIISGNIGNNSVFYQIPERIAKNLSIRNFLGKKFAKNLSKYYAKNWPGIVSNFWFGVFLGATAPVGLFFGLDLDIRHITFAAGNFALGLYGKDFSVDSYTFWISFFTVFLIGFFNFLVSFSLSMFLAFRSRKMNFGQVSEIYREIFKYFVKHPFKFFFPLRSGLDKKADDLMSSTISNKSEDH; this comes from the coding sequence ATGAAATTTTTTAATTCCAGCATAAATTTTGAATCAGTTCTTAAAAAATATTTCTCTTTTAAGAACGAGACCCTTTCTTTAGATCCTTTTGCCGAGTTTTTAGAGAGCGTTAAAAGGGCAGATTTTACGGATGTCCTTAATTTTCTAAAAAACAATCCGGATTTTGCTGAAAATTTTAAATACTATGTCCATAATATTTTTAAAGGAAGACCTTTCAATCTTTCCCTGACCGAAGCCAATATTCTTTCAGAAAATGCCTTCTTTCCGGAGCTGAAAAAAAGGATTCTAAATAAAATACTACCCCCTGTAGAAAACGAAAATACAGTGTGGTATATGATTGATAATGTCAGCTTCAGGCCGAAAAAGGATCTGAAATACCTGCACAATCTTCCTGAAAATGAAATAGATGAATTTTTAGACCTTCTGGACGCTTCAGAATTTATCATTAAACCTAATGTAAAGAAAGAACTGATCTTTTCTATGAGTATCCTTTCCTGGCGTGTTACCGGAATGGCTATGGAAGTAGAGGTCGTAAGAATGGCTCCGCAGTACAGAAATCTTGATAATCCGTTTCTGGCGCTTCAGAATGAACTCGAAGCCCTTACGGAAGATCTGAAAATGGATCCTGAGCTACAGCTGCACTCCAAAGACAGCCGCTACAAACAGATCAAAATTTACACAGAGCATTGTCAGGAATTTGTGAACATTGCTTTTAAAAATTCTGCCAAGTACGGAATTTCCGGAAAGATCAATCAGTCTTTGCTTAAGATCCGCCAGCAGACCGATAGAATCTTTGAAATCGTACAGCTTCTGGTCATTGATAATGAAGAAGATATTACGATAAAATCAAAGCAGCTGATCTTTAATATCCTGAATTATAAATCCCATAAAAATAATATTGCAGATCTGATCAACGACAGTACCCGTCTGATCTCGCACCTTATTACCAATCACACGGCCGAAACAGGGAGCCATTATATTACATCTACCCGTAAAGAGTATATGACCATGTTCTACAAAGCCAGTGGAGGAGGAATTATTGTAGGAGCACTCTGTGTTTTGAAAATGCTTTACGGATATATTCCCGGAAGCGACTTTTCACATGCATTTTTATACTCCATGAACTATGCGATGGGGTTTGTGATGATTTATCTGATGGGTTTTACACTGGCTACAAAGCAGCCTGCAATGACTGCGGCTACCATGACCAAAGTCCTTTCAGAAGAAGGAAACAGCAAACGGAACAATACCGAGTTTGCCCATCTTGTATCTAAGCTTTTTAGAAGTCAGTTCATTGCCTTTGTAGGGAATGTTCTGCTTTCCTTTCCGATTGCTATGGCAATTATTTACGGTCTGGATGTGTTTTTCTCACAGAATCTGGCTGTTGAAAGATCCGATAAATTATTACAAGATCTTGATCCGTTTAAATCTAAAGCCATATTACATGCCAGTATAGCCGGGTTTTATCTTTTTATTTCGGGGATTATTTCAGGGAATATAGGAAACAATTCCGTGTTTTATCAGATTCCAGAGAGGATTGCAAAAAACCTTTCGATCAGAAACTTTTTAGGAAAAAAATTCGCAAAAAATTTGTCTAAATATTATGCAAAGAACTGGCCGGGAATCGTTTCCAATTTCTGGTTTGGGGTATTTTTAGGAGCAACAGCACCAGTGGGTTTGTTTTTCGGATTAGACCTGGATATAAGACACATCACTTTTGCTGCAGGAAACTTTGCACTAGGTCTTTATGGAAAAGATTTTTCAGTAGATTCCTATACTTTTTGGATATCTTTCTTTACGGTATTTTTGATTGGATTTTTCAACTTCCTGGTAAGTTTTTCTTTATCTATGTTCCTGGCATTCAGGTCAAGAAAAATGAACTTTGGACAGGTGAGCGAGATCTACAGAGAGATTTTTAAATATTTTGTGAAACATCCTTTCAAATTTTTCTTCCCGTTACGTTCAGGGCTGGATAAAAAAGCAGATGATCTGATGAGCAGTACAATCTCTAATAAATCTGAAGATCATTAA
- the recF gene encoding DNA replication/repair protein RecF (All proteins in this family for which functions are known are DNA-binding proteins that assist the filamentation of RecA onto DNA for the initiation of recombination or recombinational repair.), with the protein MIIKKLSLYNFKNHSEKRFEFSPQINCFVGNNGAGKTNILDALHYLSVGKSFLGNTDFNNIKREEDFFTIDAEIQNEDSEDIIKISQPKEAKKIIKKNDKSYDRLADHIGYLPSVMISPYDSNLISDSGESRRKFLDSMISQTDSEYLFDLIQYQKTVQQRNALLKYFAKNRTWDKDSLDIYDDPISKFGTRIFIKRKNFVERLFPIVQNFYRTISGGKETVSVYYQSDLSEGFDSTQPDKAFKTLITESLERDRMLTYTSKGIHKDDLLFEMDQVLIKKIGSQGQQKSFLISLKLAQMSLVKELTKKTPILLLDDIFDKLDDTRVSQLIELVNQESFGQIFITDTHRERTESVVKKINEESIIFDV; encoded by the coding sequence ATGATTATCAAAAAGCTTTCCCTTTACAATTTCAAAAATCATTCGGAGAAGAGGTTCGAATTCTCTCCGCAGATCAACTGTTTTGTGGGAAACAACGGTGCAGGAAAGACCAATATTCTGGATGCACTTCACTATTTGTCTGTAGGAAAGAGTTTTTTAGGAAACACGGATTTTAACAATATCAAAAGAGAGGAAGATTTTTTCACCATTGATGCTGAAATTCAGAATGAAGACAGTGAAGATATCATTAAGATTTCCCAGCCGAAAGAGGCCAAAAAGATCATTAAAAAGAACGACAAAAGCTACGACAGACTTGCAGATCACATCGGTTATCTTCCAAGTGTGATGATTTCGCCTTATGATTCTAATCTGATTTCTGATTCAGGAGAAAGCAGGAGAAAGTTTCTGGATTCTATGATTTCCCAAACGGACTCTGAATATCTTTTTGATCTGATTCAATATCAAAAAACAGTACAGCAAAGAAATGCACTGTTAAAATATTTCGCTAAAAACAGAACCTGGGATAAGGATTCACTGGACATATATGACGACCCGATCAGTAAATTCGGGACCCGTATTTTTATTAAAAGAAAAAACTTTGTAGAAAGACTTTTTCCTATCGTCCAGAATTTCTACAGAACTATTTCGGGAGGAAAAGAAACGGTTTCCGTTTATTACCAATCTGACTTAAGTGAAGGTTTCGATTCCACTCAGCCTGATAAAGCTTTTAAAACGCTTATAACGGAAAGCCTTGAAAGAGACCGAATGCTGACTTATACCTCAAAAGGAATTCATAAGGATGATCTGCTTTTTGAAATGGATCAAGTGCTGATCAAAAAGATAGGTTCACAGGGCCAACAGAAATCCTTTCTGATCTCCTTAAAACTGGCTCAGATGAGTCTTGTGAAAGAATTGACGAAGAAGACTCCTATACTACTTCTCGATGATATTTTTGACAAACTTGATGACACACGTGTTTCTCAACTGATCGAACTTGTGAACCAGGAAAGTTTCGGACAGATATTTATTACAGATACGCATAGAGAACGTACAGAAAGTGTAGTGAAGAAGATTAATGAGGAAAGTATCATTTTTGATGTTTAG
- the mtgA gene encoding monofunctional biosynthetic peptidoglycan transglycosylase, whose product MWKKIKQLIFIVLVLNVVFIVWGRFFNPPITITQIGGLFEFGKLHRDYISYDEMGNNVKRAVIASEDQKFFDHNGFDYTAIEKAMKNNEKGKKIRGGSTISQQTAKNVFLWQGRSWVRKGLEAVYTFIIEKVWSKDIILERYLNSIEMGQGVFGVEAAAQYYFGKSSKDLSASDAAWIAAVLPNPKKYDPKNPSPYLRKKHNWIMRQMRNVSLK is encoded by the coding sequence ATGTGGAAAAAAATTAAGCAGCTTATATTTATTGTTCTTGTGCTGAATGTCGTTTTCATCGTTTGGGGAAGGTTTTTTAATCCGCCTATTACCATCACGCAGATAGGAGGGCTTTTCGAATTCGGAAAGCTTCACAGGGATTATATTTCCTATGATGAAATGGGAAACAATGTCAAAAGGGCGGTCATCGCTTCTGAAGACCAGAAATTCTTTGATCATAACGGTTTTGATTATACTGCCATTGAGAAAGCGATGAAGAATAATGAGAAAGGAAAAAAGATCCGTGGCGGAAGTACAATTTCCCAGCAGACCGCAAAAAATGTTTTTCTTTGGCAGGGCAGAAGCTGGGTCAGAAAAGGGCTGGAAGCTGTGTATACCTTTATCATTGAAAAGGTATGGAGCAAAGATATCATTTTAGAAAGATACCTGAATTCTATTGAAATGGGGCAGGGAGTATTTGGAGTGGAAGCTGCGGCACAGTATTATTTTGGGAAATCATCCAAAGACTTAAGTGCTTCAGATGCAGCCTGGATTGCTGCTGTACTGCCTAATCCCAAAAAATATGATCCGAAAAATCCATCGCCTTATTTAAGGAAGAAACATAATTGGATCATGAGACAGATGAGGAATGTGAGTTTGAAATAG
- a CDS encoding DoxX family membrane protein has translation MGIGQILLRLALGAGFLLPVMDRLGVLGPPGSGPTWGDWKHFVDYTNILIPFVNRPIANFMGILVTVAEVVFGILLIVGFRIKEASVGAGILTLCLGMCMGIFVSISAPFNYPVFVFTGRALVLSGLNHYNWSIDNYIRKRSL, from the coding sequence ATGGGAATAGGTCAAATTTTATTACGATTAGCTCTTGGAGCTGGATTCTTATTACCAGTTATGGACAGGTTAGGTGTATTAGGACCTCCAGGTTCCGGGCCAACATGGGGTGACTGGAAGCACTTCGTTGACTATACTAATATCTTAATTCCTTTTGTAAATAGACCAATAGCTAATTTTATGGGTATTCTAGTGACTGTCGCAGAAGTGGTGTTTGGAATATTACTTATTGTTGGGTTTAGAATTAAAGAAGCTTCAGTAGGTGCCGGTATCCTCACTCTCTGCCTAGGAATGTGCATGGGCATATTTGTGAGCATTAGCGCTCCGTTTAATTATCCTGTTTTTGTTTTTACTGGTAGGGCATTAGTGCTTTCTGGCCTCAATCATTATAATTGGAGTATTGATAACTACATCCGGAAAAGGTCTTTATAA
- a CDS encoding caspase domain-containing protein, producing MTAHPDPAFKSTLEYNLKSLFYYLGENDRLIFYYVGHGFHNGITNFITTYDSHKNNISGTAVSLRSILIDPLLKSKCRNALIFIDACAKIFHDENERSHISDINDEELILLSNDFPNYLTFLSCQSGQSSYSSDHLQNGIWTYHLIQALSGKVPEVLVNSQYITDRLLQDYLYETVSNYALQFEGKEQNPRAIMDSSFENVIREMVE from the coding sequence GTGACCGCTCATCCTGACCCAGCATTTAAAAGTACACTTGAGTATAATTTAAAATCTCTATTTTATTATTTAGGTGAAAATGATAGATTAATTTTCTACTATGTCGGACATGGCTTTCATAATGGAATTACAAATTTTATCACTACATATGATAGTCATAAGAATAACATATCAGGTACAGCTGTTTCTTTAAGATCAATTCTTATAGATCCTTTATTAAAATCAAAATGTAGAAATGCCCTTATTTTTATCGATGCTTGTGCGAAAATTTTCCATGATGAAAATGAAAGAAGTCATATTTCAGATATTAATGATGAGGAACTAATTCTACTTTCTAATGACTTTCCTAACTATTTAACTTTCTTATCTTGTCAATCAGGACAAAGCTCCTATTCGAGTGATCATCTACAAAACGGTATTTGGACCTATCATCTGATCCAAGCTCTTAGTGGTAAAGTACCTGAAGTATTAGTAAACAGTCAATATATTACAGATAGGCTTCTACAAGATTATCTTTATGAAACAGTTTCAAATTACGCACTGCAATTTGAAGGGAAAGAACAAAATCCAAGAGCAATCATGGATTCTAGTTTCGAAAATGTAATAAGAGAAATGGTTGAATAA
- a CDS encoding ABC transporter substrate-binding protein has protein sequence MKQRILLLFTVIALISCKREQKISSSDWAHISSRTQYKEHDGLLELKSGNFTYNFKSNQTPFKKIILLNASMAGYISELGAEDLIIGVSSPEYIYSEKIQNLLKEGKIQNVGSEQKYDVEKIISMKPDAIFTNYIASFDNAYQLLKNNGIQVVFLDEYMEQLPLEKTAYIKLFGEFFGKEKEAEAKYLEIEKNYNDLKKLALKGKEKPVVLANEMYGDVWYLPGGKTSVANYIMDANASYIMKDNKEEKSLTMSFEEVYAKSGGVQYWVNAGSHTSKKEMLGTNPFYGKLDVFNKGKIYTIAGKEKQKANDFFESGAVRADLILKDYIKIFHPELLPDYQLTYMKELQ, from the coding sequence ATGAAACAGAGAATTTTACTTTTATTTACAGTTATAGCGCTAATCTCCTGTAAAAGAGAACAAAAAATTTCGTCCTCAGACTGGGCCCATATCTCAAGCCGTACCCAATATAAGGAGCATGATGGTCTTTTGGAATTGAAATCGGGAAATTTTACCTATAATTTTAAATCAAACCAGACTCCGTTTAAGAAAATTATCCTTTTAAATGCGAGTATGGCAGGGTATATTTCTGAACTCGGAGCCGAAGATTTGATTATAGGGGTTTCAAGTCCGGAATATATCTATTCGGAAAAAATTCAAAACCTTTTAAAAGAAGGAAAAATTCAGAATGTGGGAAGCGAGCAGAAATATGATGTAGAGAAAATCATTTCCATGAAACCTGACGCTATTTTCACAAACTATATTGCAAGCTTTGATAATGCATATCAATTGCTGAAAAATAACGGAATACAAGTCGTTTTTCTGGATGAATATATGGAGCAGCTTCCGCTGGAAAAAACCGCTTACATTAAACTGTTTGGAGAGTTTTTCGGAAAAGAAAAAGAAGCTGAAGCCAAATACCTGGAAATTGAAAAAAATTATAATGACCTTAAGAAGCTGGCATTAAAAGGAAAAGAAAAACCGGTGGTGCTGGCCAATGAAATGTATGGAGATGTATGGTACCTTCCGGGTGGAAAAACATCAGTTGCCAATTACATCATGGATGCTAACGCTTCCTACATTATGAAAGATAACAAAGAGGAAAAGTCTCTTACGATGAGCTTTGAAGAAGTATATGCCAAATCAGGAGGCGTACAGTATTGGGTGAACGCAGGAAGTCATACGTCCAAAAAAGAAATGCTGGGGACCAATCCTTTCTACGGAAAACTGGACGTATTCAATAAAGGGAAAATTTATACCATAGCCGGAAAAGAAAAGCAGAAAGCCAATGACTTCTTTGAAAGCGGTGCTGTAAGAGCAGATCTGATCCTAAAAGATTATATTAAGATCTTTCATCCCGAACTTCTTCCGGATTATCAGCTAACCTATATGAAAGAGCTTCAATAA